The following proteins come from a genomic window of Proteinivorax hydrogeniformans:
- a CDS encoding permease, protein MNMLLEWFLSGINEVWYYMTNHVLTCLLPAFFVAGGIAMFLSKNAVLKYFGAQTKKYISYTIGSVSGILLAVCSCTIIPLFAGIYKRGAGLGPAITFLYSGPAINLLAITLTSTVLGWQMGLARIIGAIIFAIIIGLIMSLIFPETQKQDNNMFAGEDEEKSKGAVLGFFALLIAILLFGTLDYSFVSETALATVFSGGELGLTNTPFAELIVKYSILLVLIAAVYVVVKKHFSSDERAGWISETFSLIKLIFPMLLLGVFVAGVVKVAIPEEVITRLVGGNSISANFLAAIFGMLMYFSTLTEIPILESFTGLGMGQGPALSLLLAGPALSLPNLLSIRNVLGTKKTAVYAGLVVVMATIAGMLFGTIVS, encoded by the coding sequence ATGAATATGCTTTTAGAATGGTTTTTAAGTGGAATTAATGAAGTTTGGTACTACATGACAAATCATGTGCTAACTTGTCTACTGCCAGCTTTTTTCGTTGCTGGCGGGATTGCTATGTTTTTATCTAAAAATGCAGTGCTTAAGTACTTTGGAGCGCAAACAAAAAAATATATTTCATACACTATAGGATCTGTTTCAGGTATTTTATTAGCTGTTTGCTCCTGCACTATAATACCTCTTTTTGCAGGAATCTATAAAAGAGGGGCTGGGTTGGGGCCGGCAATAACCTTTCTATATTCAGGTCCTGCGATAAACTTACTTGCCATAACATTGACTTCAACAGTTCTAGGTTGGCAAATGGGGTTAGCTAGGATAATTGGGGCGATAATATTTGCCATAATAATTGGGCTTATAATGTCCTTGATTTTTCCGGAAACACAAAAGCAGGATAACAATATGTTTGCGGGAGAAGATGAAGAAAAAAGCAAAGGTGCAGTTTTAGGCTTTTTTGCTTTGTTAATCGCCATTTTATTATTTGGGACATTGGATTATAGTTTTGTTTCTGAAACTGCGTTAGCTACTGTTTTTAGCGGCGGTGAGTTAGGTCTTACTAATACGCCCTTTGCTGAGCTTATTGTAAAATATTCTATCTTACTTGTACTTATAGCAGCTGTTTATGTGGTTGTGAAAAAACACTTTTCTAGCGACGAAAGAGCTGGTTGGATAAGTGAGACATTTTCCTTAATCAAGTTAATTTTTCCAATGTTATTACTAGGAGTTTTTGTAGCTGGAGTTGTAAAAGTTGCTATACCGGAAGAGGTTATAACAAGGCTGGTAGGAGGAAACTCTATTTCTGCTAACTTTTTAGCAGCTATATTCGGTATGCTAATGTACTTCTCAACTTTAACTGAGATACCTATTTTAGAAAGTTTTACTGGACTGGGTATGGGGCAGGGCCCGGCGCTATCGTTATTGCTTGCCGGTCCAGCTCTAAGTCTTCCCAACCTATTATCCATAAGGAATGTTTTAGGAACAAAAAAAACAGCAGTTTATGCTGGATTAGTGGTAGTAATGGCTACTATAGCAGGGATGTTATTCGGGACTATAGTGAGCTAA
- a CDS encoding energy-coupling factor ABC transporter ATP-binding protein, with translation MEHLIYAKDLKFTYPDKTEVSVEGEISVKKNQRVTILGANGSGKTTLLKSLVGVIKPKGGDIRVLDFSPSKEFSKIRYKVGVVFQNADEQIIAPTVYDDIALMPRGAGIEESEIEKRVNWILTELNLLHLAQKVPHYLSGGEKKKVVLAGALVMNPSLLILDEPFTGLDPQSKQNLIEIINHFNEKHNTTVLTTTHDVETVFSISDYVYIFSDSGVIAEGKPLEVFSQPEKLQSANLLQPQIQQLFSQLIKWNLPLEQPSDVEDGANQIFRIYTRLLKGDKISS, from the coding sequence ATGGAACACCTAATTTACGCTAAAGATTTAAAATTTACTTACCCAGATAAAACAGAAGTCAGTGTGGAGGGTGAGATTTCAGTAAAAAAAAATCAAAGAGTAACTATTTTGGGGGCAAATGGTTCAGGAAAAACAACCTTGTTAAAAAGCTTGGTGGGTGTAATAAAACCTAAAGGTGGAGATATAAGGGTTTTAGATTTTTCCCCTAGCAAGGAGTTTTCAAAGATTAGGTATAAGGTGGGCGTGGTTTTTCAAAATGCTGATGAACAAATTATAGCTCCTACAGTATATGATGATATAGCCTTGATGCCTCGTGGCGCAGGGATAGAAGAGTCTGAAATTGAAAAAAGAGTCAACTGGATTTTAACAGAGCTAAACTTGTTACACCTTGCTCAAAAGGTGCCTCACTACTTAAGTGGTGGAGAAAAGAAAAAGGTAGTGCTAGCAGGAGCCCTGGTTATGAACCCAAGCCTTCTAATTTTAGATGAACCCTTTACTGGTTTAGATCCTCAGTCAAAACAAAACCTTATTGAAATTATAAATCACTTTAACGAAAAACATAATACTACGGTGCTAACAACGACCCATGATGTGGAAACTGTTTTTTCAATAAGTGATTACGTATATATATTTAGTGACAGTGGAGTAATAGCAGAAGGAAAACCGTTAGAGGTGTTTTCGCAACCTGAAAAGTTACAATCTGCTAATCTCTTGCAGCCTCAAATCCAACAGCTCTTTAGCCAGCTAATTAAATGGAACCTCCCGTTAGAACAGCCTAGCGATGTAGAGGATGGTGCAAACCAAATTTTTAGAATATATACCCGGTTACTTAAAGGAGACAAAATTTCATCTTAA
- a CDS encoding thioredoxin family protein — protein sequence MKIKVLGSGCKNCQVLAERAEEALNELGIEGEIIKVTELDEIIDLGVMMTPGLIVNDNIKSTGKVPKTKEIVKFLQEEK from the coding sequence ATGAAAATTAAAGTGTTAGGTTCTGGGTGCAAAAACTGTCAAGTGTTAGCGGAGAGGGCAGAGGAAGCATTAAATGAATTAGGCATTGAAGGAGAAATTATTAAAGTTACAGAGTTAGATGAGATAATTGATCTTGGTGTAATGATGACACCAGGTCTTATAGTTAATGACAACATTAAATCTACCGGCAAAGTGCCAAAGACTAAGGAAATTGTCAAGTTTTTACAAGAAGAAAAGTAA
- a CDS encoding energy-coupling factor transporter transmembrane component T: MDLFNLDHIALHTKAPFHDSSVIIKMCFVLITVGLLIATTAAMYPIFIFALIVVVMLTNKVPVLKILPLLFYPIFFTGLFTLLAGYPLNYSLWLISKSCTIALSLLLLVSTTPIYKIFSVMQKVLPTFFVDALFFTYRSLFIFQQLFTNLFTVLKLKGGFDNRKILKNTKNMGSLVAITFIRALDSAQNMADVMKIRGYSCGNLKQTAKFNTNVWDLYPGGLTLLVIISFLWV; encoded by the coding sequence TTGGATTTATTTAACTTAGATCACATAGCCTTACATACAAAAGCACCTTTTCACGATAGCAGCGTAATAATAAAGATGTGCTTTGTATTGATAACCGTAGGGCTTTTAATAGCGACAACAGCAGCGATGTACCCTATCTTTATTTTTGCTCTAATAGTTGTTGTTATGCTTACGAATAAAGTGCCTGTTCTAAAAATACTACCGTTACTATTTTATCCGATATTTTTTACCGGTCTTTTTACCTTGTTGGCCGGGTATCCGCTTAACTATAGTCTGTGGCTTATATCTAAGTCATGCACTATTGCGCTAAGTTTACTTTTATTAGTAAGCACAACACCTATTTATAAAATATTTTCAGTTATGCAAAAGGTCTTACCCACGTTTTTTGTAGATGCATTGTTTTTTACTTACCGGTCGTTATTTATCTTTCAACAACTTTTTACAAACCTATTTACAGTCCTTAAATTAAAGGGAGGGTTTGATAATAGGAAGATACTAAAAAATACCAAAAACATGGGTTCCTTAGTTGCAATAACATTTATTAGGGCGTTAGATTCTGCACAGAATATGGCTGATGTGATGAAGATACGTGGTTATAGTTGTGGCAATTTAAAACAAACAGCTAAATTTAACACAAATGTTTGGGATTTATACCCTGGTGGCTTAACATTACTTGTTATCATAAGCTTTTTATGGGTTTAA
- a CDS encoding polysaccharide deacetylase family protein codes for MNIQRMFSVLLLALIATSLLYNFSKEGAEMVTNQQRQLPIYRVGTDKPQVAISFDAAWGADYTEEILDVLDEYEIKTTFFLVGFWVDEYPEMVKEIHKRGHEIGNHSTTHPEMSKLTSEQVKEELLITEEKIFELTGQKATVFRPPFGDYNDNLINSAKEVGYHTIQWDVDSLDWKERGVMDIVERIKAKSSEGSIILFHNNGKYTAEALPLVLDYLTKEKSLDVVPISELIYKQNYHIDHQGEQNLN; via the coding sequence ATGAATATTCAAAGAATGTTTTCAGTTTTACTACTTGCTTTGATTGCTACGAGCCTGCTATATAATTTTTCAAAAGAAGGAGCTGAAATGGTAACTAATCAACAAAGGCAGCTTCCCATTTATAGAGTAGGAACAGATAAACCACAGGTTGCGATCTCCTTTGATGCTGCTTGGGGCGCTGATTATACAGAGGAGATATTAGATGTTTTAGATGAGTATGAGATAAAAACCACCTTTTTTCTAGTAGGATTTTGGGTTGACGAATATCCTGAGATGGTAAAAGAAATACATAAAAGAGGACATGAAATTGGTAACCACTCCACAACTCATCCTGAAATGAGCAAACTAACATCAGAGCAAGTTAAAGAGGAACTACTTATAACAGAGGAAAAAATATTTGAGTTAACTGGTCAAAAAGCAACAGTGTTTCGACCTCCGTTCGGCGACTACAATGACAATTTAATTAACTCAGCAAAAGAAGTTGGCTATCATACCATACAATGGGATGTCGATTCATTAGATTGGAAAGAAAGAGGAGTTATGGACATTGTAGAGAGAATAAAGGCAAAATCTAGCGAGGGATCTATTATTTTGTTTCATAACAACGGCAAGTACACAGCAGAAGCATTACCATTAGTTTTAGATTATTTAACAAAGGAAAAAAGTTTGGATGTTGTTCCGATTTCTGAGCTAATCTATAAACAAAATTATCACATCGATCACCAGGGTGAACAAAATTTAAACTAG
- a CDS encoding ATP-binding protein, with translation METLKVVWEVEKMDFSRAGEGSSKIKKMLHQFSIRPEIMRRVAIISYESEMNLVIHSYGGTIQGEVFPDKVVVTAKDNGPGIKNLNQAMKAGFSTAPFEVREMGFGAGMGLPNIKRSADNLDISSTEEGTNLVATVYLK, from the coding sequence ATGGAGACATTAAAGGTTGTTTGGGAAGTTGAAAAGATGGATTTTAGTCGAGCTGGAGAGGGCTCAAGTAAGATAAAAAAAATGCTGCATCAATTTAGCATTCGCCCTGAAATTATGCGTAGGGTTGCCATAATCAGCTATGAGTCTGAAATGAACCTAGTTATCCACTCTTATGGTGGAACGATACAGGGAGAAGTGTTTCCTGACAAAGTAGTTGTTACGGCAAAAGATAATGGCCCGGGTATAAAAAACCTCAATCAAGCTATGAAGGCAGGTTTTTCAACTGCGCCATTTGAGGTTAGAGAAATGGGCTTTGGAGCTGGTATGGGCCTTCCTAACATAAAAAGAAGTGCAGACAACTTAGATATTAGCTCGACAGAAGAAGGCACAAATCTAGTAGCTACAGTCTAT
- a CDS encoding metalloregulator ArsR/SmtB family transcription factor, whose protein sequence is MEKNQFQSDMLKALGHPTRLKVVKILSDKEQCVCELAPALNTEQSNLSKHLSVLKKAGVLVSRKDGLKVIYAIKHFEIVAIVKILEDITKNEVSNLHKSLLGEEIK, encoded by the coding sequence ATGGAGAAAAATCAGTTTCAAAGCGATATGTTAAAAGCTTTAGGGCATCCAACCAGACTAAAGGTAGTGAAAATTTTATCAGACAAAGAGCAATGTGTTTGTGAATTGGCTCCCGCTCTTAACACTGAGCAGTCCAATCTTTCAAAGCATTTAAGTGTACTTAAAAAAGCTGGGGTTTTAGTGAGTCGAAAAGACGGATTAAAAGTAATTTATGCCATCAAACACTTCGAGATAGTAGCAATTGTTAAGATTTTAGAAGATATAACAAAAAATGAAGTGAGTAATTTACACAAATCATTATTAGGGGAGGAAATAAAATGA
- a CDS encoding DRTGG domain-containing protein, producing MNLKKVSQLVGGKVIAGEEFLNREIKAAYGADLLSDVLAFTESGTLLLTGLVNSQVVRTAEMLDLCGIVVVRGKEVEGDTLKLAKECNMTIIVTDKTMFESCGILFHHGVKPCGFTK from the coding sequence ATGAATTTAAAAAAAGTTAGTCAGCTTGTAGGAGGAAAAGTAATTGCTGGTGAAGAATTCCTTAATAGAGAAATAAAAGCTGCTTACGGTGCAGATCTTTTAAGTGACGTCTTAGCTTTTACGGAAAGTGGCACCTTGCTTTTAACTGGACTAGTAAATAGCCAGGTAGTTAGGACTGCGGAAATGTTAGATTTGTGTGGAATTGTCGTTGTTAGAGGCAAAGAAGTAGAAGGTGATACATTAAAATTAGCTAAAGAGTGTAATATGACTATTATAGTAACTGATAAAACGATGTTCGAAAGCTGTGGAATTCTTTTTCATCACGGGGTTAAGCCTTGTGGTTTTACAAAATAG